ACAAACAGGTAATTGCGGATGCGATCCATCTTCTCATCTCATTTCGGAATCAAATTTAGATTTCACTGTAATCTGCTGCTCTACCTTATCATAATTTTCCATATAAATCCATAATACAACTTATCTCTTTCGCTCAATCCCCTCATAGACCGCCTCGCAAAGTTCCGTTGTGAATCTGCCTGACATGCCCTCCAGAGCCGTATTCGTAAATGCGACAACGCTCAGTTCTTCTGTTGGATCAACAAACCACGAGTGACCATAGGTTCCACCCATGCGCCACGTTCCAGTAGATTCCAAAGTACCCGCCTCAACCGGATCTTTCAGCACCGTGAATCCCAGGCCAAATCCTCTGCCTGGCCAATAAGGCATCTCCAGATCGCCAATCTGATTGCTCGTCATTTCAGCGACCAGCGCTTTAGGAAGAAGCGAACCTCCACCTTGACGCAGTGTTTCAAGCAATATAAGAAAGTCTCCTGCACTTCCTATCATGCCCGCACCACCCGAAAGATAGGCCGATGGATCAAGGTATCTTTCGGGTGCGAGTTGGAAGCCCGCCGTTCCTTCAATAAAAGGTACATGGTCCTCATCGCACAAGCGACGAGGTTGCCCCGAACTGTTGGAACTGTCCGCATAGGCAGCTGTCATTCTCTTCGAATCCACAGCGACAAAATCCGTATCCTTCATACCCAGTGGATGAGTCAAGAGCAGTTGTACGGCCTCTCGCAGTGACCCCCCGGTCACTTTCTCAATAACAGAACCGAGTACATCTGTTGCAATCGAATATCTCCACATCTTCCCGGGCTCATACAGAAGTGGAGCAGAAGCAATCCTCTGCAAATTCTCTTCCAGCGTAATATCAGCGATATCCATCCCATCTGATACTCCGGCAAGTTCGTACGTTCCTCCGTTTTCCTGAAAAAAACGATACGTTAAACCCGCCGTATGTGTCATCAGATGATGAACCGTCATGGAGGCAACTTCCCCATTTGGCTGTTTGGGACGGAATTCAGGCAGCCATTTCATAACCGGGTCATCCAGATTTAATTTACCTTGGGATATCAATACCATGGCGGCGGTGGATACAATCGGTTTGGTTACAGAAGCATACCTGAACAGTGCATTTTCTTGCATGCGTCTGTTCTGTTCCCGATCGGCGAGGCCATCCGCGCTGTTATAGACCATCTCCCCTTTCCACGCAATCTTAACAACGGAACCCACAATTCTTTTTTCTGCCAACGTACGGTGAATCACTTCTTCTACAAATGCAGAATTAAACTTCATATCTTTGTCTCCCATTTCTCTCTTCCCCTCCATGTGCCACTTGCTTGATTATTTAAAGTAAGTGTGCTTATTATATAAATGATCTCATTCATATTACATAAGACAACAAAGTTATCAGCTTTAATCTACAATGAATATAAAGGCATTCACAAAATATTTCCTATAATTTAAAAGGAGGCCATCTTATGGACCAAATCGATACTAATATCCTCTTTCATTTGCAAAACCAGGCAAGGCTATCCATGACGGAATTGGGCAAGCTGGTCGGTTTATCTCAACCCGCCGTAACGGAACGCGTGAAGCGTCTAGAAGAAAGCGGTGTAATCGAAGAGTACCGTACTATCATTTCCCCGCTGAAAATAGGGAGGTCGAGTACTTCCTATCTTCTTTTTCGCACACGGGATTGTCATGCCTTTCTTGATTTCTGCCGTTCGTCACCCGAAGTGATTGAATGTCATCGCGTGAGCGGAGAGCATAATTACCTGTTGAAGATCATGACAGATTCGATTGCTGGTCTTGAAGCATTTGGAGACCGATGCGATCAATACGGTACCTACACCACCCTCATCGCGATGTCCTCACCTATTGCAACCAAAAATCTCATCGAAGGAACGAATCCGGTTTAAATGTTTCATCGATCATCGGTCCTTAACCTGTCTTGGAAAATCATGTTTACTGGCGAACCAGGCGACGAGTAAGGCCATAACGATCAACAGGATCAGGGAAATAGGTAGGAAACGAGCGCCTGTCTGCTCCAGCAGGATGGCTCCGACGATCCCTCCCCCTCCGATCCCCAGGTTCCATGCTGTCACCAGCATGGATTGGGCAACATCGGCACTTTTGCCTCCGGCCTGCGCAATTGCAGTCTGTAATAACGTAGCCGCTCCGCCAAATGTAAGCCCCCAAGCGACTACTCCCAGAATGATCATTATCGGTTGATGGATAAAGATCCCCATTGCCAGCGATGCCAGCGCAAATAGAACAAGGCTAACCAGAATCAATAATCTCATGTAACGGTCAATCAACAGTCCAACAATCCATATACCGATTACCGAAGTCACTCCAAAGATCATCAGAACCAGGTCCACCCTTTCGGACAGCATCGTCTCGCCCAGATAAGGTGAGATATACGTGTACAGAATGTTATGGGCCAGTACCCAGGTCAGAACAACAAACAATATGGGACGAACCCCCGGTATAACAAAAATCCGATGAAGCGCAAGCTGATGACGTGCAGGCTCCCCCTCATAGTCAGGTACTTTCCAGAGCACCCACAATACAAGCACTACCGTCAATAATGAGACTGTTCCAAAAATAAGACGCCATCCTGCGTAATTGCCCAAAAAGGTTCCCAAGGGAACGCCCAATGCAAGGGCGAGCGGTGTTCCCACCATGGCGACAGCCATCGCTTTTCCCTTTAGCGAGTCTGAAACCATCCGGCGTGCGTAACCTGCAGTCATCCCCCACAACACTCCAGCAGATACACCCGCCATGAAGCGTGCAGCAAGGGTCAAACCATATACTGTAGATACGGCCGTAATCGTATTGAAAATCAGAAAACCGAAGATGCATAATAGCAGCAACGGCCTGCGTCTCCATCCACGAGTTGCTGTCGTCAGAGGAATTGCCGCCAGAATAGACCCCACCGCATACAAAGTGACGAGCTGTCCAGCCAAAC
This window of the Paenibacillus marchantiae genome carries:
- a CDS encoding MFS transporter; the encoded protein is MAGFICILTESLPAGLLPQIAKDLNIKEGLAGQLVTLYAVGSILAAIPLTTATRGWRRRPLLLLCIFGFLIFNTITAVSTVYGLTLAARFMAGVSAGVLWGMTAGYARRMVSDSLKGKAMAVAMVGTPLALALGVPLGTFLGNYAGWRLIFGTVSLLTVVLVLWVLWKVPDYEGEPARHQLALHRIFVIPGVRPILFVVLTWVLAHNILYTYISPYLGETMLSERVDLVLMIFGVTSVIGIWIVGLLIDRYMRLLILVSLVLFALASLAMGIFIHQPIMIILGVVAWGLTFGGAATLLQTAIAQAGGKSADVAQSMLVTAWNLGIGGGGIVGAILLEQTGARFLPISLILLIVMALLVAWFASKHDFPRQVKDR
- a CDS encoding serine hydrolase domain-containing protein, producing the protein MKFNSAFVEEVIHRTLAEKRIVGSVVKIAWKGEMVYNSADGLADREQNRRMQENALFRYASVTKPIVSTAAMVLISQGKLNLDDPVMKWLPEFRPKQPNGEVASMTVHHLMTHTAGLTYRFFQENGGTYELAGVSDGMDIADITLEENLQRIASAPLLYEPGKMWRYSIATDVLGSVIEKVTGGSLREAVQLLLTHPLGMKDTDFVAVDSKRMTAAYADSSNSSGQPRRLCDEDHVPFIEGTAGFQLAPERYLDPSAYLSGGAGMIGSAGDFLILLETLRQGGGSLLPKALVAEMTSNQIGDLEMPYWPGRGFGLGFTVLKDPVEAGTLESTGTWRMGGTYGHSWFVDPTEELSVVAFTNTALEGMSGRFTTELCEAVYEGIERKR
- a CDS encoding Lrp/AsnC family transcriptional regulator, with product MDQIDTNILFHLQNQARLSMTELGKLVGLSQPAVTERVKRLEESGVIEEYRTIISPLKIGRSSTSYLLFRTRDCHAFLDFCRSSPEVIECHRVSGEHNYLLKIMTDSIAGLEAFGDRCDQYGTYTTLIAMSSPIATKNLIEGTNPV